In Candidatus Pelagibacter ubique HIMB140, a single window of DNA contains:
- a CDS encoding FkbM family methyltransferase, translating to MNLREIILNSIGLYSERVSKEEDIKKILKKLLPYKTEYQLIRLGEDGDGGYLLPNDLNGIKYCFTAGVGHTCEFEKQLLEKYNIISTMIDPIINEDVIIPNKLKFINKKISGFEEDNAITINNFIDKSEDFILKIDIEGQEYENLIAISEDKLSKARILIIEFHHLRELRSNFFNNLFNKIINKILQNFIVCHTHVNNGGKVKYLKSIKVPDIIEMTFINKRRVKSEINEFAEIPHFLDKKILKDKPDIYIDKSWYDF from the coding sequence ATGAACTTAAGAGAAATAATTCTTAATTCCATTGGCTTGTACTCAGAACGTGTATCTAAAGAAGAAGATATAAAAAAAATATTAAAAAAACTCTTACCATATAAAACAGAATATCAACTAATAAGATTAGGGGAAGATGGTGATGGAGGATATTTATTACCGAATGATTTAAATGGAATTAAATATTGTTTTACCGCAGGTGTTGGTCACACGTGTGAATTTGAAAAACAACTTTTAGAAAAATATAATATTATTAGTACAATGATAGACCCAATAATAAACGAGGATGTTATAATTCCAAATAAACTAAAATTTATAAATAAAAAAATCAGTGGATTTGAGGAAGATAATGCAATTACAATTAATAATTTTATAGATAAATCAGAAGATTTTATTTTAAAAATCGATATAGAAGGTCAGGAGTATGAGAATTTAATAGCAATAAGTGAAGATAAATTGAGCAAAGCAAGAATTTTAATTATAGAATTTCATCACTTAAGAGAGTTAAGGTCTAATTTTTTTAATAATTTATTTAATAAAATAATAAATAAAATTCTTCAAAATTTTATAGTGTGCCATACCCATGTTAATAATGGCGGTAAAGTAAAATATTTAAAAAGCATTAAAGTTCCAGATATTATTGAAATGACATTCATAAATAAGAGAAGAGTAAAAAGCGAGATAAACGAATTTGCTGAAATACCTCATTTTTTAGATAAAAAAATTTTAAAAGATAAGCCCGATATTTACATTGATAAAAGCTGGTATGATTTTTAA
- a CDS encoding DNA gyrase subunit B produces the protein MTSKNTYQADSIKVLKGLEAVRKRPGMYIGDTDDGTGLHHMVYEVVDNSIDEALAGHCKNINVKINSDGTVTVNDDGRGIPVDMHKGEKKSAAEVIMTQLHAGGKFDHDSYKVSGGLHGVGVSVVNALSEKLELEINRDGKKHFIEFKNGEAKSPLKVVGKSKNTGTQITFLPSKDIFSSIKFSANILIKRMRELAFLNKGIKIIFTDASQKKEKISEFKYDGGVLEFVDFLDEKREKLQNKNGNDLFRKPIYIEGKKNNIEIECSLKWNAGYTEDIFPYTNNIYQKDGGTHLLGFRSALTRVVNKYANENNLLKKNKLAISGDDIKEGLTCVLSTKIPDPKFSSQTKDKLVSSEVRMIVETLVNEKLSIWFDQNPSIAKIVLAKVIQAAMARDVARKARENVRRKGALELSGLPGKLADCQIGKQEGTELFIVEGDSAGGSAKQGRNRANQAVLPLRGKILNTYVEDINLKKNGNGNGNGSDLRTKALAKMISSNEIVTLINALGLDPKSQEIDLKDLRYGKIIIMTDADVDGSHIRALLLTFFNNKPFNKLIENGHVYLAQPPLFKINKGSKGIYIKDEKELEDYIVNNNKELKKLKRGSKDYSNALDLEKSKMNIQRFKGLGEMNPEELWNTTLDPETRNLLQVQYSKDLKKDQSLIHTLMGSDVALRKDFIVSNAINVKNLDI, from the coding sequence ATGACAAGTAAAAATACATATCAAGCAGATTCAATTAAAGTTTTAAAAGGTCTTGAAGCAGTCAGAAAAAGACCAGGGATGTATATAGGAGATACTGATGATGGCACAGGTTTACATCATATGGTTTATGAGGTTGTAGACAACTCGATAGACGAGGCGTTAGCAGGTCATTGTAAAAATATTAATGTAAAAATTAATTCTGATGGAACAGTTACTGTAAATGATGATGGAAGAGGTATCCCTGTCGACATGCATAAAGGGGAAAAAAAATCTGCAGCTGAGGTAATTATGACTCAACTTCATGCTGGTGGTAAGTTTGATCATGACTCATATAAAGTTTCCGGTGGACTACATGGAGTTGGTGTTTCAGTTGTTAATGCATTGTCAGAAAAATTAGAATTAGAAATTAATAGAGATGGAAAAAAACATTTTATAGAGTTTAAAAATGGTGAAGCAAAATCACCTCTAAAGGTAGTTGGTAAATCTAAAAATACAGGTACTCAAATAACATTTTTACCTTCGAAAGATATATTCTCATCAATTAAATTTAGTGCAAATATTTTAATTAAAAGAATGAGAGAGTTAGCTTTCTTAAACAAAGGTATTAAAATAATTTTTACTGATGCTAGTCAAAAAAAAGAAAAAATATCTGAATTTAAATATGATGGTGGTGTTTTAGAGTTTGTAGATTTTTTAGATGAGAAAAGAGAAAAACTACAAAATAAAAATGGTAATGATTTATTTCGAAAACCAATTTACATTGAAGGCAAAAAGAATAACATTGAAATAGAGTGTTCATTAAAATGGAATGCTGGTTATACAGAAGATATATTTCCATACACAAATAATATTTATCAAAAAGATGGCGGAACACATTTATTAGGTTTTAGAAGTGCTCTTACAAGAGTCGTAAATAAATATGCTAATGAAAATAATTTATTAAAAAAGAATAAATTAGCTATTTCAGGAGATGATATTAAAGAGGGCTTAACGTGTGTGCTTTCAACTAAAATCCCTGATCCTAAGTTTTCTTCACAAACCAAAGATAAGCTAGTTTCGTCTGAGGTAAGAATGATTGTTGAAACTTTGGTAAATGAAAAATTATCAATTTGGTTTGATCAAAATCCATCAATTGCCAAAATAGTTTTGGCTAAAGTTATTCAAGCAGCTATGGCTAGAGATGTTGCAAGAAAAGCGAGAGAAAATGTAAGAAGAAAAGGAGCCCTTGAGTTAAGTGGATTACCAGGAAAATTAGCTGATTGTCAAATAGGAAAACAAGAAGGTACGGAATTATTTATAGTTGAGGGAGACTCAGCAGGTGGTTCCGCTAAACAAGGAAGAAATAGAGCAAATCAAGCGGTTTTGCCTTTAAGAGGTAAAATTTTAAACACTTATGTAGAGGACATAAATTTAAAAAAAAATGGCAATGGCAATGGTAATGGTTCAGATCTAAGAACAAAAGCTCTTGCAAAAATGATATCTTCAAATGAGATAGTAACATTAATTAATGCACTGGGACTTGATCCTAAATCTCAGGAAATAGATTTAAAAGATTTAAGATACGGTAAAATAATTATAATGACCGATGCTGATGTTGATGGTTCTCACATAAGAGCATTGTTGTTAACTTTTTTTAATAACAAACCATTTAATAAATTAATTGAAAATGGACATGTTTATTTAGCCCAACCACCATTGTTTAAAATTAATAAAGGTTCAAAAGGGATTTATATTAAAGATGAAAAAGAATTAGAGGATTATATCGTAAATAATAACAAGGAATTAAAGAAATTGAAAAGAGGCTCAAAAGATTATTCAAATGCATTAGATTTAGAAAAATCAAAAATGAATATACAAAGGTTCAAGGGTCTTGGTGAAATGAATCCAGAAGAGTTGTGGAATACAACTTTAGATCCTGAAACTAGAAATTTGCTTCAAGTGCAGTACTCTAAAGATCTTAAAAAAGATCAAAGTCTTATACATACACTAATGGGAAGTGATGTTGCGTTAAGAAAAGATTTCATAGTTTCAAATGCTATCAATGTAAAAAATCTTGATATTTAA
- a CDS encoding ActS/PrrB/RegB family redox-sensitive histidine kinase, whose product MKFFETSKYHSFKKSTYITLRWIGIIGQLIAVNFVYFVLDFKFDFITSNLIIIIGIISNFYLIFIYKKTQLSDRSAFIFLVIDILQLAILLYLSGGILNPFVIFIIIPSVFSSSNLSFRTNTMLVLLTALSIIFLTFYSTELPSPLGDHFHVSPYYYYSIPIALIIALVFLNYFAMTFGTQSRLRKEALTKMEEVMAKEHELLSLGGQAAAAAHSLGTPLSTIKIITQELLKQFEGNKDVEKDINLLSSQVERCNEILKKLTLNPDEEDEFIDVDITIRDYLNEILNSFKEISTKKFIFNFDQDSNSKKIVKSIEIVYGLRNFIGNANKFSDKNIFINLKSDSEFTEISIEDDGPGYPKDILSKIGEPYLKSNNPQDKSKTGLGLGLFIGKTLLEKNFASVICRNSKTRSGAEVIIKWRNTDLFNI is encoded by the coding sequence ATGAAGTTTTTTGAAACTTCAAAATACCACTCATTCAAAAAATCTACTTATATTACCTTAAGATGGATTGGTATAATTGGACAGTTAATTGCAGTTAATTTTGTATACTTTGTATTAGATTTTAAATTTGACTTTATAACTTCTAATCTAATTATAATCATTGGCATCATAAGTAATTTTTACTTAATTTTTATTTATAAAAAAACTCAATTATCCGACAGATCAGCTTTCATTTTTTTAGTTATTGATATTTTGCAATTAGCTATTTTACTTTACTTATCAGGTGGAATTCTTAATCCATTTGTTATCTTTATAATTATTCCAAGTGTATTTTCATCATCTAATTTAAGTTTTAGAACAAATACTATGCTTGTATTGTTAACAGCTTTATCAATTATATTTTTAACTTTTTATTCAACAGAATTACCTTCTCCACTTGGAGATCATTTTCATGTAAGCCCTTATTATTATTACTCTATTCCGATTGCTTTGATTATTGCTCTTGTTTTTTTAAATTATTTTGCAATGACATTTGGAACTCAATCTAGGTTAAGAAAAGAAGCTCTTACGAAAATGGAAGAAGTAATGGCCAAAGAACATGAACTATTGTCCTTGGGCGGTCAAGCGGCAGCAGCTGCTCATTCATTAGGAACACCTCTTTCAACCATAAAAATAATTACTCAAGAATTACTAAAACAATTTGAAGGCAATAAAGACGTAGAAAAAGATATTAATTTATTATCTAGTCAGGTTGAAAGATGTAATGAAATACTAAAAAAATTAACTTTAAATCCAGACGAAGAGGATGAGTTTATTGATGTAGATATTACAATTAGAGATTACTTAAATGAAATTTTAAATTCATTTAAAGAGATAAGTACAAAGAAATTTATTTTTAATTTTGATCAAGACTCTAATTCGAAAAAAATAGTTAAATCTATAGAAATTGTTTATGGACTAAGAAATTTTATAGGTAATGCTAATAAATTTTCTGATAAAAATATTTTCATAAATTTAAAGAGTGATAGTGAATTTACTGAAATAAGTATTGAGGATGATGGTCCAGGTTATCCAAAAGATATTTTATCAAAAATAGGAGAGCCATATTTAAAATCAAATAATCCTCAAGATAAATCAAAAACAGGACTGGGTTTAGGTTTGTTTATAGGAAAAACACTGTTAGAAAAAAATTTTGCTTCTGTAATATGTAGAAACTCTAAAACAAGATCAGGCGCAGAAGTAATAATCAAATGGAGAAATACAGATTTATTTAATATTTAA